A window from Physeter macrocephalus isolate SW-GA chromosome 11, ASM283717v5, whole genome shotgun sequence encodes these proteins:
- the HDDC3 gene encoding guanosine-3',5'-bis(diphosphate) 3'-pyrophosphohydrolase MESH1, with the protein MGSEAAQLLEAADFAARKHQWQRRKDPEGTPYINHPIGVARILTHEAGISDIVVLQAALLHDTVEDTDTTLDEVELHFGAQVRRLVEEVTDDKTLPKLERKRLQVEQAPHSSPGAKLVKLADKLYNLRDLNRCTPEGWSEHRVQEYFEWAAQVVKGLQGTNQQLEDALKQLFKERGLQL; encoded by the exons ATGGGCTCCGAGGCGGCCCAGCTGTTGGAGGCTGCTGACTTCGCGGCTCGCAAGCACCAATGGCAGCGGCGGAAGGACCCCGAAGGGACCCCCTACATCAATCACCCTATCG GTGTGGCTCGTATCCTGACCCACGAGGCAGGAATCTCTGACATTGTGGTGTTACAG GCAGCCCTGCTCCATGACACGGTGGAGGACACAGACACCACCCTGGATGAGGTGGAGCTGCACTTTGGGGCACAAGTGCGGCGTCTGGTGGAGGAGGTAACAGATGACAAGACTCTGCCCAAGCTGGAGAGAAAGCGGCTGCAGGTGGAGCAGGCAccccacagcagccctggggctAAACTGGTGAAGCTGGCAGACAAGCTGTACAATCTGAGGGACCTGAATCGCTGCACCCCAGAGG GATGGTCCGAACACCGAGTCCAGGAATACTTCGAGTGGGCAGCACAGGTGGTGAAGGGGCTTCAGGGGACAAACCAACAGCTGGAAGATGCTCTAAAGCAGCTGTTTAAGGAGCGGGGGCTGCAACTCTGA
- the UNC45A gene encoding protein unc-45 homolog A isoform X2, which translates to MTASSVEQLRKDGNELFKCGDYEGALTAYTQALGLGATPQDQAILHRNRAACHLKLEDYDKAETEASKAIEKDGGDVKALYRRSQALEKLGRLDQAVLDLQRCVSLEPKNKVFQEALRNIAGQIQEKVRYMSSTDAKVEQMFQILLDPQEKGTEKKQKASQNLVVLAREDAGAEKIFRSNGVQLLQRLLDTGEPDLMLAALRTLVGICSEHQSRTVATLSVLGTRRVVSILGVENQAVSLAACHLLQVMFDALKEGVKKGFRGKEGAIIVDPARELKVLISNLLELLTEVGVSGQGRDSALTLLIKVVPRKSPKDPNNSLTLWVIDQGLKKILEVGGSVQDPPGELTVTANSRMSASILLSKLYDDLKCDAERENFHRLCENYIKSWFEGQGLAGKLRALQTVSCLLQGPCDAGNRALELNGVMESVIALCASEQEEEQLVAVEALIHAAGKAKRASFITANGVSLLKDLYRRGEKDSIRIRALVGLCKLGSAGGTDFSMKQFAEGSTLKLAKQCRKWLCNDQIDAGTRRWAVEGLAYLTFDADVKEEFVEDEAALKALFQLSKSEERSVLFAVASVLVNCTNSYDCEEPDPKMVELAKYAKQHVPEQHPKDKPSFVRARVKKLLAAGVVSAMTCMVKTESPVLTSSCRELLSRVFLALVEEFEDRGTVVAQGGGKALLPLALEGTDVGQTKAAQALAKLTITSNPEMTFPGERIYEVVRPLVSLLHLNCSGLQNFEALMALTNLAGISERLRQKILKERAVPMIEGYMFEEHEMIRRAATECMCNLAMSKEVQDLFEATGSDRLKLLVLYSGEDDELLRRAAAGGLAMLTSTRPSLCSRIPQVTTHWLEILQALLLSPNQELQHRGAVVVLNMVEASSEIASTLMESEMLEILSVLAKGKESPVMRAAAACLGKAVEYGLIRPSQDGK; encoded by the exons ATGACC GCCAGCTCAGTGGAACAGTTGCGGAAGGATGGCAACGAGCTGTTCAAATGCGGGGACTACGAAGGCGCCTTGACGGCCTACACCCAAGCCCTGGGTCTGGGCGCAACGCCCCAGGACCAGGCCATTCTGCACCGGAACCGGGCCGCCTGCCACCTCAAGCTG GAAGATTACGACAAAGCCGAAACCGAGGCATCCAAAG CCATTGAAAAGGACGGTGGGGATGTCAAAGCACTTTACCGGCGGAGCCAAGCCCTAGAGAAGCTAGGCCGCCTCGACCAGGCCGTCCTTGACCTGCAGAGATGTGTGAGCCTGGAGCCCAAGAACAAAGTTTTCCAGGAGGCCCTGCGGAACATCGCGGGCCAGATTCAGGAGAAG GTGAGATACATGTCTTCGACGGATGCCAAAGTGGAGCAGATGTTTCAGATATTATTGGACCCACAAGAAAAAGGCACTGAGAAAAAGCAAAAG GCGTCTCAGAACCTGGTGGTGCTGGCCCGGGAGGATGCTGGAGCTGAGAAGATCTTCCGGAGCAACGGGGTTCAGCTTTTGCAGCGCCTGCTGGACACGGGAGAGCCCGACCTGATGCTGGCGGCCCTGCGCACACTAGTCGGCATTTGCTCTGAACACCAGTCACGG ACAGTGGCGACCCTGAGCGTGCTGGGAACTCGGAGGGTGGTCTCCATCCTCGGCGTGGAAAACCAGGCCGTGTCCCTGGCTGCCTGCCACCTGTTGCAGGTTATGTTTGATGCCCTCAAGGAAGGCGTCAAGAAGGGCTTCCGTGGCAAAGAAGGCGCCATCATCGTGG ACCCCGCCCGGGAGCTGAAGGTCCTCATCAGTAACCTCTTGGAGCTACTGACTGAGGTGGGGGTCTCGGGCCAAGGCCGAGACAGTGCCCTGACCCTCCTGATTAAAGTGGTGCCCCGGAAGTCTCCTAAGGACCCCAACAACAGCCTCACACTCTGGGTTATCGACCAAG GTCTGAAAAAGATTCTGGAGGTGGGGGGCTCCGTGCAGGACCCTCCCGGGGAGCTCACGGTGACAGCAAACAGCCGCATGAGCGCCTCCATTCTCCTCAGCAAGCTCTACGATGACCTGAAGTGTGATGCTGAGAGGGAGAATTTCCACCGACTCTGTGAAAACTACATCAA GAGCTGGTTTGAGGGCCAAGGGCTGGCTGGGAAGCTGCGGGCCCTCCAGACGGTGTCCTGCCTCCTGCAGGGCCCGTGTGACGCTGGCAACCGGGCCCTGGAGCTGAATGGCGTCATGGAGAGTGTGATCGCTCTGTGTGCCtcggagcaggaggaggagcagcTGGTGGCCGTGGAGGCCCTGATCCACGCGGCCGGCAAGGCCAAGCGGGCCTCGTTTATCACGGCCAACGGCGTCTCACTGCTGAAGGACCTGTACAGGCGCGGCGAGAAGGACAGCATCCGCATCCGGGCGCTGGTG GGACTCTGTAAGCTCGGCTCGGCTGGAGGGACCGACTTTAGCATGAAGCAGTTTGCTGAAGGTTCCACGCTCAAACTGGCCAAGCAGTGTCGAAA GTGGCTGTGCAATGACCAGATCGATGCGGGCACTCGGCGCTGGGCGGTGGAGGGTCTGGCCTACCTTACCTTCGATGCCGACGTGAAGGAGGAGTTTGTGGAGGATGAGGCTGCGCTGAAGGCTCTGTTCCAGCTCAGCAAG TCCGAGGAGAGGTCGGTGCTCTTTGCGGTGGCCTCGGTGCTGGTGAACTGCACCAATAGCTACGACTGCGAGGAGCCGGACCCCAAGATGGTGGAGCTGGCCAAGTATGCCAAGCAGCACGTGCCCGAGCAGCACCCCAAG GACAAACCGAGTTTCGTGCGGGCTCGGGTTAAGAAGCTGCTGGCCGCTGGTGTGGTGTCGGCCATGACGTGCATGGTGAAGACCGAGAGCCCTGTGCTGACCAGTTCCTGCAGGGAGCTGCTCTCCAG GGTCTTCCTGGCTTTGGTGGAGGAGTTCGAGGACCGCGGCACCGTGGTTGCTCAGGGAGGGGGCAAG GCTCTGCTCCCGCTGGCCCTGGAAGGCACTGACGTGGGGCAGACGAAGGCAGCCCAGGCTCTTGCCAAGCTCACCATCACCTCCAACCCAGAGATGACCTTTCCTGGCGAGCGG ATCTACGAGGTGGTCCGGCCCCTCGTCTCCCTCTTGCACCTCAACTGCTCCGGCCTGCAGAACTTTGAGGCGCTCATGGCTCTAACGAACCTGGCAGGGATCAGCGAGAGGCTCCG GCAGAAGATCCTGAAGGAGAGGGCTGTGCCCATGATTGAGGGCTACATGTTTGAGGAGCATGAGATGATCCGCCGGGCAGCCACCGAGTGCATGTGTAACTTGGCCATGAGCAAGGAG GTGCAGGATCTCTTTGAAGCCACGGGCAGTGACCGGCTGAAGCTGCTGGTGCTGTACAGTGGAGAGGACGATGAGCTGCTACGGCGGGCGGCTGCCGGGGGCCTGGCCATGCTCACCTCCACGCGGCCCTCGCTCTGCAGCCGCATCCCCCAAGTG ACCACACACTGGCTGGAGATCCTGCAGGCCCTGCTTCTGAGCCCCAACCAGGAGCTACAGCACCGGGGTGCTGTGGTGGTGTTGAACATGGTGGAGGCCTCGAGCGAGATTGCCAGCACCCTGATGGAGAGCGAGATGCTGGAGATCCTGTCAGTGCTGGCTAAGGGCAAGGAGAGCCCCGTCATGAGGGCTGCCGCCGCTTGTCTGGGGAAAGCAGTGGAATATGGGCTTATCAGACCCAGCCAGGATGGAAAGTGA
- the UNC45A gene encoding protein unc-45 homolog A isoform X1, which translates to MTVSGPGTPEPRPSDPGASSVEQLRKDGNELFKCGDYEGALTAYTQALGLGATPQDQAILHRNRAACHLKLEDYDKAETEASKAIEKDGGDVKALYRRSQALEKLGRLDQAVLDLQRCVSLEPKNKVFQEALRNIAGQIQEKVRYMSSTDAKVEQMFQILLDPQEKGTEKKQKASQNLVVLAREDAGAEKIFRSNGVQLLQRLLDTGEPDLMLAALRTLVGICSEHQSRTVATLSVLGTRRVVSILGVENQAVSLAACHLLQVMFDALKEGVKKGFRGKEGAIIVDPARELKVLISNLLELLTEVGVSGQGRDSALTLLIKVVPRKSPKDPNNSLTLWVIDQGLKKILEVGGSVQDPPGELTVTANSRMSASILLSKLYDDLKCDAERENFHRLCENYIKSWFEGQGLAGKLRALQTVSCLLQGPCDAGNRALELNGVMESVIALCASEQEEEQLVAVEALIHAAGKAKRASFITANGVSLLKDLYRRGEKDSIRIRALVGLCKLGSAGGTDFSMKQFAEGSTLKLAKQCRKWLCNDQIDAGTRRWAVEGLAYLTFDADVKEEFVEDEAALKALFQLSKSEERSVLFAVASVLVNCTNSYDCEEPDPKMVELAKYAKQHVPEQHPKDKPSFVRARVKKLLAAGVVSAMTCMVKTESPVLTSSCRELLSRVFLALVEEFEDRGTVVAQGGGKALLPLALEGTDVGQTKAAQALAKLTITSNPEMTFPGERIYEVVRPLVSLLHLNCSGLQNFEALMALTNLAGISERLRQKILKERAVPMIEGYMFEEHEMIRRAATECMCNLAMSKEVQDLFEATGSDRLKLLVLYSGEDDELLRRAAAGGLAMLTSTRPSLCSRIPQVTTHWLEILQALLLSPNQELQHRGAVVVLNMVEASSEIASTLMESEMLEILSVLAKGKESPVMRAAAACLGKAVEYGLIRPSQDGK; encoded by the exons ATGACCGTGAGTGGTCCAGGGACCCCCGAGCCCCGGCCCTCCGACCCCGGG GCCAGCTCAGTGGAACAGTTGCGGAAGGATGGCAACGAGCTGTTCAAATGCGGGGACTACGAAGGCGCCTTGACGGCCTACACCCAAGCCCTGGGTCTGGGCGCAACGCCCCAGGACCAGGCCATTCTGCACCGGAACCGGGCCGCCTGCCACCTCAAGCTG GAAGATTACGACAAAGCCGAAACCGAGGCATCCAAAG CCATTGAAAAGGACGGTGGGGATGTCAAAGCACTTTACCGGCGGAGCCAAGCCCTAGAGAAGCTAGGCCGCCTCGACCAGGCCGTCCTTGACCTGCAGAGATGTGTGAGCCTGGAGCCCAAGAACAAAGTTTTCCAGGAGGCCCTGCGGAACATCGCGGGCCAGATTCAGGAGAAG GTGAGATACATGTCTTCGACGGATGCCAAAGTGGAGCAGATGTTTCAGATATTATTGGACCCACAAGAAAAAGGCACTGAGAAAAAGCAAAAG GCGTCTCAGAACCTGGTGGTGCTGGCCCGGGAGGATGCTGGAGCTGAGAAGATCTTCCGGAGCAACGGGGTTCAGCTTTTGCAGCGCCTGCTGGACACGGGAGAGCCCGACCTGATGCTGGCGGCCCTGCGCACACTAGTCGGCATTTGCTCTGAACACCAGTCACGG ACAGTGGCGACCCTGAGCGTGCTGGGAACTCGGAGGGTGGTCTCCATCCTCGGCGTGGAAAACCAGGCCGTGTCCCTGGCTGCCTGCCACCTGTTGCAGGTTATGTTTGATGCCCTCAAGGAAGGCGTCAAGAAGGGCTTCCGTGGCAAAGAAGGCGCCATCATCGTGG ACCCCGCCCGGGAGCTGAAGGTCCTCATCAGTAACCTCTTGGAGCTACTGACTGAGGTGGGGGTCTCGGGCCAAGGCCGAGACAGTGCCCTGACCCTCCTGATTAAAGTGGTGCCCCGGAAGTCTCCTAAGGACCCCAACAACAGCCTCACACTCTGGGTTATCGACCAAG GTCTGAAAAAGATTCTGGAGGTGGGGGGCTCCGTGCAGGACCCTCCCGGGGAGCTCACGGTGACAGCAAACAGCCGCATGAGCGCCTCCATTCTCCTCAGCAAGCTCTACGATGACCTGAAGTGTGATGCTGAGAGGGAGAATTTCCACCGACTCTGTGAAAACTACATCAA GAGCTGGTTTGAGGGCCAAGGGCTGGCTGGGAAGCTGCGGGCCCTCCAGACGGTGTCCTGCCTCCTGCAGGGCCCGTGTGACGCTGGCAACCGGGCCCTGGAGCTGAATGGCGTCATGGAGAGTGTGATCGCTCTGTGTGCCtcggagcaggaggaggagcagcTGGTGGCCGTGGAGGCCCTGATCCACGCGGCCGGCAAGGCCAAGCGGGCCTCGTTTATCACGGCCAACGGCGTCTCACTGCTGAAGGACCTGTACAGGCGCGGCGAGAAGGACAGCATCCGCATCCGGGCGCTGGTG GGACTCTGTAAGCTCGGCTCGGCTGGAGGGACCGACTTTAGCATGAAGCAGTTTGCTGAAGGTTCCACGCTCAAACTGGCCAAGCAGTGTCGAAA GTGGCTGTGCAATGACCAGATCGATGCGGGCACTCGGCGCTGGGCGGTGGAGGGTCTGGCCTACCTTACCTTCGATGCCGACGTGAAGGAGGAGTTTGTGGAGGATGAGGCTGCGCTGAAGGCTCTGTTCCAGCTCAGCAAG TCCGAGGAGAGGTCGGTGCTCTTTGCGGTGGCCTCGGTGCTGGTGAACTGCACCAATAGCTACGACTGCGAGGAGCCGGACCCCAAGATGGTGGAGCTGGCCAAGTATGCCAAGCAGCACGTGCCCGAGCAGCACCCCAAG GACAAACCGAGTTTCGTGCGGGCTCGGGTTAAGAAGCTGCTGGCCGCTGGTGTGGTGTCGGCCATGACGTGCATGGTGAAGACCGAGAGCCCTGTGCTGACCAGTTCCTGCAGGGAGCTGCTCTCCAG GGTCTTCCTGGCTTTGGTGGAGGAGTTCGAGGACCGCGGCACCGTGGTTGCTCAGGGAGGGGGCAAG GCTCTGCTCCCGCTGGCCCTGGAAGGCACTGACGTGGGGCAGACGAAGGCAGCCCAGGCTCTTGCCAAGCTCACCATCACCTCCAACCCAGAGATGACCTTTCCTGGCGAGCGG ATCTACGAGGTGGTCCGGCCCCTCGTCTCCCTCTTGCACCTCAACTGCTCCGGCCTGCAGAACTTTGAGGCGCTCATGGCTCTAACGAACCTGGCAGGGATCAGCGAGAGGCTCCG GCAGAAGATCCTGAAGGAGAGGGCTGTGCCCATGATTGAGGGCTACATGTTTGAGGAGCATGAGATGATCCGCCGGGCAGCCACCGAGTGCATGTGTAACTTGGCCATGAGCAAGGAG GTGCAGGATCTCTTTGAAGCCACGGGCAGTGACCGGCTGAAGCTGCTGGTGCTGTACAGTGGAGAGGACGATGAGCTGCTACGGCGGGCGGCTGCCGGGGGCCTGGCCATGCTCACCTCCACGCGGCCCTCGCTCTGCAGCCGCATCCCCCAAGTG ACCACACACTGGCTGGAGATCCTGCAGGCCCTGCTTCTGAGCCCCAACCAGGAGCTACAGCACCGGGGTGCTGTGGTGGTGTTGAACATGGTGGAGGCCTCGAGCGAGATTGCCAGCACCCTGATGGAGAGCGAGATGCTGGAGATCCTGTCAGTGCTGGCTAAGGGCAAGGAGAGCCCCGTCATGAGGGCTGCCGCCGCTTGTCTGGGGAAAGCAGTGGAATATGGGCTTATCAGACCCAGCCAGGATGGAAAGTGA
- the UNC45A gene encoding protein unc-45 homolog A isoform X3, translating into MTVSGPGTPEPRPSDPGASSVEQLRKDGNELFKCGDYEGALTAYTQALGLGATPQDQAILHRNRAACHLKLEDYDKAETEASKAIEKDGGDVKALYRRSQALEKLGRLDQAVLDLQRCVSLEPKNKVFQEALRNIAGQIQEKVRYMSSTDAKVEQMFQILLDPQEKGTEKKQKTVATLSVLGTRRVVSILGVENQAVSLAACHLLQVMFDALKEGVKKGFRGKEGAIIVDPARELKVLISNLLELLTEVGVSGQGRDSALTLLIKVVPRKSPKDPNNSLTLWVIDQGLKKILEVGGSVQDPPGELTVTANSRMSASILLSKLYDDLKCDAERENFHRLCENYIKSWFEGQGLAGKLRALQTVSCLLQGPCDAGNRALELNGVMESVIALCASEQEEEQLVAVEALIHAAGKAKRASFITANGVSLLKDLYRRGEKDSIRIRALVGLCKLGSAGGTDFSMKQFAEGSTLKLAKQCRKWLCNDQIDAGTRRWAVEGLAYLTFDADVKEEFVEDEAALKALFQLSKSEERSVLFAVASVLVNCTNSYDCEEPDPKMVELAKYAKQHVPEQHPKDKPSFVRARVKKLLAAGVVSAMTCMVKTESPVLTSSCRELLSRVFLALVEEFEDRGTVVAQGGGKALLPLALEGTDVGQTKAAQALAKLTITSNPEMTFPGERIYEVVRPLVSLLHLNCSGLQNFEALMALTNLAGISERLRQKILKERAVPMIEGYMFEEHEMIRRAATECMCNLAMSKEVQDLFEATGSDRLKLLVLYSGEDDELLRRAAAGGLAMLTSTRPSLCSRIPQVTTHWLEILQALLLSPNQELQHRGAVVVLNMVEASSEIASTLMESEMLEILSVLAKGKESPVMRAAAACLGKAVEYGLIRPSQDGK; encoded by the exons ATGACCGTGAGTGGTCCAGGGACCCCCGAGCCCCGGCCCTCCGACCCCGGG GCCAGCTCAGTGGAACAGTTGCGGAAGGATGGCAACGAGCTGTTCAAATGCGGGGACTACGAAGGCGCCTTGACGGCCTACACCCAAGCCCTGGGTCTGGGCGCAACGCCCCAGGACCAGGCCATTCTGCACCGGAACCGGGCCGCCTGCCACCTCAAGCTG GAAGATTACGACAAAGCCGAAACCGAGGCATCCAAAG CCATTGAAAAGGACGGTGGGGATGTCAAAGCACTTTACCGGCGGAGCCAAGCCCTAGAGAAGCTAGGCCGCCTCGACCAGGCCGTCCTTGACCTGCAGAGATGTGTGAGCCTGGAGCCCAAGAACAAAGTTTTCCAGGAGGCCCTGCGGAACATCGCGGGCCAGATTCAGGAGAAG GTGAGATACATGTCTTCGACGGATGCCAAAGTGGAGCAGATGTTTCAGATATTATTGGACCCACAAGAAAAAGGCACTGAGAAAAAGCAAAAG ACAGTGGCGACCCTGAGCGTGCTGGGAACTCGGAGGGTGGTCTCCATCCTCGGCGTGGAAAACCAGGCCGTGTCCCTGGCTGCCTGCCACCTGTTGCAGGTTATGTTTGATGCCCTCAAGGAAGGCGTCAAGAAGGGCTTCCGTGGCAAAGAAGGCGCCATCATCGTGG ACCCCGCCCGGGAGCTGAAGGTCCTCATCAGTAACCTCTTGGAGCTACTGACTGAGGTGGGGGTCTCGGGCCAAGGCCGAGACAGTGCCCTGACCCTCCTGATTAAAGTGGTGCCCCGGAAGTCTCCTAAGGACCCCAACAACAGCCTCACACTCTGGGTTATCGACCAAG GTCTGAAAAAGATTCTGGAGGTGGGGGGCTCCGTGCAGGACCCTCCCGGGGAGCTCACGGTGACAGCAAACAGCCGCATGAGCGCCTCCATTCTCCTCAGCAAGCTCTACGATGACCTGAAGTGTGATGCTGAGAGGGAGAATTTCCACCGACTCTGTGAAAACTACATCAA GAGCTGGTTTGAGGGCCAAGGGCTGGCTGGGAAGCTGCGGGCCCTCCAGACGGTGTCCTGCCTCCTGCAGGGCCCGTGTGACGCTGGCAACCGGGCCCTGGAGCTGAATGGCGTCATGGAGAGTGTGATCGCTCTGTGTGCCtcggagcaggaggaggagcagcTGGTGGCCGTGGAGGCCCTGATCCACGCGGCCGGCAAGGCCAAGCGGGCCTCGTTTATCACGGCCAACGGCGTCTCACTGCTGAAGGACCTGTACAGGCGCGGCGAGAAGGACAGCATCCGCATCCGGGCGCTGGTG GGACTCTGTAAGCTCGGCTCGGCTGGAGGGACCGACTTTAGCATGAAGCAGTTTGCTGAAGGTTCCACGCTCAAACTGGCCAAGCAGTGTCGAAA GTGGCTGTGCAATGACCAGATCGATGCGGGCACTCGGCGCTGGGCGGTGGAGGGTCTGGCCTACCTTACCTTCGATGCCGACGTGAAGGAGGAGTTTGTGGAGGATGAGGCTGCGCTGAAGGCTCTGTTCCAGCTCAGCAAG TCCGAGGAGAGGTCGGTGCTCTTTGCGGTGGCCTCGGTGCTGGTGAACTGCACCAATAGCTACGACTGCGAGGAGCCGGACCCCAAGATGGTGGAGCTGGCCAAGTATGCCAAGCAGCACGTGCCCGAGCAGCACCCCAAG GACAAACCGAGTTTCGTGCGGGCTCGGGTTAAGAAGCTGCTGGCCGCTGGTGTGGTGTCGGCCATGACGTGCATGGTGAAGACCGAGAGCCCTGTGCTGACCAGTTCCTGCAGGGAGCTGCTCTCCAG GGTCTTCCTGGCTTTGGTGGAGGAGTTCGAGGACCGCGGCACCGTGGTTGCTCAGGGAGGGGGCAAG GCTCTGCTCCCGCTGGCCCTGGAAGGCACTGACGTGGGGCAGACGAAGGCAGCCCAGGCTCTTGCCAAGCTCACCATCACCTCCAACCCAGAGATGACCTTTCCTGGCGAGCGG ATCTACGAGGTGGTCCGGCCCCTCGTCTCCCTCTTGCACCTCAACTGCTCCGGCCTGCAGAACTTTGAGGCGCTCATGGCTCTAACGAACCTGGCAGGGATCAGCGAGAGGCTCCG GCAGAAGATCCTGAAGGAGAGGGCTGTGCCCATGATTGAGGGCTACATGTTTGAGGAGCATGAGATGATCCGCCGGGCAGCCACCGAGTGCATGTGTAACTTGGCCATGAGCAAGGAG GTGCAGGATCTCTTTGAAGCCACGGGCAGTGACCGGCTGAAGCTGCTGGTGCTGTACAGTGGAGAGGACGATGAGCTGCTACGGCGGGCGGCTGCCGGGGGCCTGGCCATGCTCACCTCCACGCGGCCCTCGCTCTGCAGCCGCATCCCCCAAGTG ACCACACACTGGCTGGAGATCCTGCAGGCCCTGCTTCTGAGCCCCAACCAGGAGCTACAGCACCGGGGTGCTGTGGTGGTGTTGAACATGGTGGAGGCCTCGAGCGAGATTGCCAGCACCCTGATGGAGAGCGAGATGCTGGAGATCCTGTCAGTGCTGGCTAAGGGCAAGGAGAGCCCCGTCATGAGGGCTGCCGCCGCTTGTCTGGGGAAAGCAGTGGAATATGGGCTTATCAGACCCAGCCAGGATGGAAAGTGA